A single genomic interval of Mycolicibacterium holsaticum DSM 44478 = JCM 12374 harbors:
- a CDS encoding MCE family protein, with protein MLTRFVRNQLIVFTVASVVGISVMLFSYMQVPTLLGIGRITVKLELAGTGGLYRFANVTYRGVQVGKVMDVQPTRDGAVATLSLGTSPRIPASSHAYVRSVSAVGEQYVDLTPANADGPYLADGSVIAKENTSVPQAVGPMLDQVSALLDSVPKDKISALLDETFKGLDGAAYDIGSLMDSSATVVAETDAVADRARSLIDDSRPLLDGQAQSADSIRTWARSVAGITDQLAANDAQIRTVLDAGPGAADEASQLFNRVKATLPVLLANLTTIGKVGVTYHASLEQLLVLFPPYVAATQTVGVSRNNPTGMALGDFTMVMNDPPACTVGFLPPSMWRSPEDTTVVDTPDGLYCKLPQDSPIGVRGARNYPCMGQPGKRAPTVEICESDRPFEPLAMRQHATGPYPIDPNLIAQGVAPDDRVDFGDRIFGPVEGTPAPAPAPPAPEPAGPSVAVATYDPQTGQYATPDGKVFRQGDLVTPAGPRPWQDLFATGP; from the coding sequence ATGCTCACCCGTTTCGTCCGGAATCAGTTGATCGTCTTCACGGTCGCCTCCGTCGTCGGCATCTCGGTGATGTTGTTCAGCTACATGCAGGTACCGACGCTGCTGGGAATCGGCCGCATCACGGTGAAGCTGGAGTTGGCCGGCACCGGCGGGCTTTACCGGTTCGCCAACGTCACCTATCGCGGCGTACAGGTCGGCAAGGTGATGGATGTGCAGCCCACCCGCGACGGTGCCGTCGCCACCCTGTCGCTGGGTACGTCACCGAGAATCCCGGCAAGCTCGCACGCCTACGTGCGCAGCGTCTCGGCAGTCGGGGAACAGTACGTCGATCTGACGCCCGCCAATGCCGACGGGCCCTACCTGGCAGACGGATCGGTCATCGCCAAGGAGAACACGTCTGTGCCGCAGGCCGTCGGCCCCATGCTCGATCAGGTCAGCGCCCTGCTGGACAGTGTGCCCAAGGACAAGATCAGCGCGCTGCTCGACGAAACGTTCAAGGGCCTCGACGGTGCCGCCTACGACATCGGATCGCTGATGGACTCGTCGGCGACGGTGGTCGCCGAGACCGACGCCGTCGCCGATCGCGCCCGATCGTTGATCGACGACAGCCGCCCGTTGCTCGACGGCCAGGCGCAGTCCGCGGACAGCATCCGAACGTGGGCGCGCAGCGTGGCGGGCATCACCGACCAGCTCGCCGCCAACGATGCGCAGATACGCACGGTGCTGGACGCCGGACCCGGCGCCGCCGACGAGGCGTCCCAGCTGTTCAACCGCGTCAAGGCCACGCTGCCGGTGCTGTTGGCCAACCTCACCACGATCGGCAAGGTCGGCGTCACCTATCACGCGTCCCTGGAACAACTGCTGGTGCTGTTCCCGCCCTACGTCGCCGCCACCCAGACGGTCGGCGTCTCGAGAAACAACCCGACCGGAATGGCGTTGGGAGACTTCACCATGGTGATGAACGATCCACCGGCATGCACCGTCGGGTTCCTGCCGCCGAGCATGTGGCGGTCGCCCGAGGACACCACCGTCGTCGACACCCCCGACGGGCTGTATTGCAAGCTTCCGCAGGACTCGCCGATCGGCGTTCGCGGTGCTCGCAACTACCCCTGCATGGGTCAGCCGGGAAAGCGGGCCCCCACGGTGGAGATCTGTGAAAGTGACCGGCCTTTCGAGCCGCTGGCAATGCGCCAACACGCCACCGGCCCGTACCCCATCGACCCGAACCTGATCGCCCAAGGCGTGGCCCCCGACGACCGGGTCGACTTCGGTGACCGGATCTTCGGGCCGGTCGAGGGCACCCCGGCGCCCGCACCGGCCCCGCCGGCGCCCGAACCCGCAGGACCCTCCGTTGCGGTGGCGACCTACGATCCGCAGACGGGTCAGTACGCCACACCCGACGGAAAGGTGTTCCGCCAGGGCGACCTGGTTACGCCGGCCGGCCCTCGGCCGTGGCAGGATCTGTTCGCCACCGGACCATGA
- a CDS encoding MCE family protein, with the protein MRLFATALKFGVFGGVMVLMTAGLFAVFSEYRSGTAHGYSAVFTDVSSLEPGDSVRVSGIRVGTVTGVSLQTDHKVLVEFDADPEIVLTTGTRAAVRYLNLVGDRYLELLDGPGSTEIQAAGSQIPTERTDPALDLDLLLGGLKPVIRGLNPQDVNALTSSLIQILQGQSSNVESLFAKTASFTNAIADNGETVQQLVDNLNAVMTTVAKDGDKFSGAVDRLEQLITGLAADRDPIGEAITALDNGTASLADLLNHARQPLAGSIDQLNRVAPLLEKDEPLLDISLQKLPENYKKVVRLGAYGSFLNQYLCGISVRVTDLQGRTAHFPWIIQNTGRCGEP; encoded by the coding sequence ATGAGGCTTTTTGCCACCGCGCTCAAGTTCGGCGTGTTCGGGGGCGTCATGGTGCTGATGACCGCCGGTCTGTTCGCGGTCTTCAGCGAGTACCGATCGGGCACCGCCCACGGCTACTCCGCGGTGTTCACCGATGTGTCGAGCCTGGAACCGGGGGATTCGGTGCGGGTTTCGGGAATCCGGGTCGGCACCGTGACCGGCGTATCGCTGCAGACCGACCACAAGGTCCTCGTCGAGTTCGACGCCGACCCCGAGATCGTGCTCACCACGGGCACTAGGGCCGCGGTGCGTTACCTCAACCTGGTCGGCGACCGCTATCTCGAACTGCTCGACGGGCCTGGTTCTACCGAAATCCAGGCCGCCGGATCGCAAATACCGACCGAGCGCACCGACCCGGCGCTCGATCTGGACCTGCTGCTCGGTGGGCTCAAGCCGGTCATCCGGGGCCTCAACCCACAGGACGTCAACGCGCTGACCAGCTCGCTGATCCAGATCCTGCAGGGGCAGAGCAGCAACGTGGAGTCCCTTTTCGCCAAGACGGCATCTTTCACCAACGCGATCGCCGACAACGGTGAGACAGTGCAGCAGCTGGTCGACAACCTCAACGCGGTGATGACCACCGTCGCCAAGGACGGGGACAAGTTCTCCGGTGCCGTCGACCGCCTCGAACAGTTGATCACCGGCTTGGCCGCCGACCGCGATCCCATCGGCGAGGCGATCACCGCGCTCGACAACGGCACCGCGTCGCTGGCCGACCTGCTCAACCACGCGCGTCAACCGCTGGCAGGCAGCATCGACCAACTCAATCGGGTCGCTCCGTTGTTGGAGAAAGACGAACCGTTGCTCGACATTTCACTGCAGAAGCTCCCGGAGAACTACAAGAAGGTGGTGCGGCTGGGCGCCTACGGCAGCTTCTTGAATCAGTACCTTTGCGGAATCTCGGTGCGCGTCACCGATCTACAGGGTCGCACCGCGCACTTTCCCTGGATCATCCAGAACACCGGAAGGTGCGGGGAGCCCTGA
- a CDS encoding MlaE family ABC transporter permease has translation MGTMTILRSTYPRLTRSVRRPVDVLGRVGDHLLFYVRALAGIPHASVHFRKEIVRLIAEISMGAGTLAMIGGTVAIVGFLTLAAGGTLAVQGYSSLGDIGIEALTGFLAAFINVRIAAPVVAGIGLAATFGAGVTAQLGAMRINEEIDALESMAIRPVEYLVSTRIVAGMLAITPLYSIAVILSFVASQFTTVVLFGQSGGLYDHYFDTFLNPIDLLWSFLQAVLMAITILLIHTYFGYFATGGPSGVGVAVGNAVRTSLVVVVSVTLLVSLSVYGSNGNFNLSG, from the coding sequence ATGGGCACGATGACGATTTTGCGTTCCACCTATCCGCGGTTGACGCGTTCGGTGCGCCGGCCGGTGGATGTGTTGGGTCGTGTCGGTGATCATTTGTTGTTTTATGTGCGGGCGTTGGCCGGTATTCCGCATGCCAGTGTGCATTTCCGTAAGGAGATCGTGCGGTTGATCGCTGAGATCTCGATGGGTGCGGGCACGTTGGCGATGATCGGTGGCACGGTGGCCATTGTGGGGTTTTTGACGCTGGCGGCCGGGGGCACGTTGGCGGTGCAGGGGTATAGCTCGTTGGGTGATATCGGTATCGAGGCGTTGACGGGGTTTTTGGCGGCGTTTATCAATGTGCGTATCGCTGCGCCGGTGGTGGCCGGGATCGGGTTGGCGGCCACGTTCGGGGCGGGGGTGACTGCGCAGTTGGGGGCGATGCGGATCAATGAGGAGATTGATGCGTTGGAGTCGATGGCGATCCGCCCGGTGGAATATTTGGTGTCGACGCGGATTGTGGCCGGGATGTTGGCGATCACGCCGTTGTATTCGATCGCGGTGATCTTGTCGTTTGTGGCGTCGCAGTTCACCACGGTGGTGTTGTTCGGGCAGTCCGGTGGGCTCTATGACCATTATTTCGACACGTTTTTGAACCCGATCGATTTGTTGTGGTCGTTTCTGCAGGCGGTGTTGATGGCGATCACGATTTTGTTGATCCACACTTACTTCGGTTATTTCGCCACCGGGGGTCCCTCGGGGGTGGGGGTGGCGGTGGGTAACGCGGTGCGCACCAGTTTGGTGGTGGTGGTCTCGGTGACGCTGTTGGTGTCGCTGTCGGTGTATGGCTCCAACGGCAACTTCAACCTCTCAGGCTAA
- a CDS encoding MCE family protein, whose translation MLKYRKASLIRTGFIGTVLIVLVCAVGLQPERLLSMATSIRYQALFAEAGGLTAGNDVKVSGMKVGSVSRVALSKGKALVTFTVNATVALGSQTTAHIRTGTLLGERMMTLEPDGTEKLRPSDVIPLSRTSSPYSLTEAVSEFTANTATTDTAALNRSLDTLSETIERIAPQLGPTFDGLSRLSQSLNGRDETLGNLLNSAADVTGVLSERSQQLNTLILNANDFTGVLEQRRHAIVNLLAQTSAAAQQLTNIVHDNEAELAPTLEKLNMVSDMLERNRDNIAKALTGLAKYQVTQGEAVNNGFYYNAFVGNLIPGPALQPFLDYLWGFRRGVNAGQPPDNAGPRAEFPFPYNGIPGGSR comes from the coding sequence ATGCTGAAATACCGCAAGGCGTCGCTTATCCGCACCGGCTTCATCGGCACGGTGTTGATCGTGCTGGTATGCGCGGTCGGGCTGCAACCGGAGCGGCTGCTCTCGATGGCGACGTCGATCAGATATCAGGCGCTGTTCGCCGAGGCCGGTGGGCTGACGGCGGGTAACGACGTGAAAGTGTCCGGCATGAAGGTCGGTTCGGTTTCGCGGGTCGCACTCAGCAAGGGCAAGGCGTTGGTCACCTTCACCGTCAACGCCACGGTGGCGCTGGGATCACAGACCACCGCTCACATCCGCACCGGGACCTTGCTCGGTGAGCGGATGATGACGCTGGAACCCGACGGCACCGAGAAGTTGCGTCCCTCCGATGTGATCCCACTGTCGCGGACCTCGTCGCCGTACTCGTTGACCGAGGCGGTCAGCGAGTTCACGGCGAACACCGCTACCACCGACACCGCGGCGCTGAACCGGTCGCTGGACACGTTGTCGGAGACGATCGAGCGGATCGCCCCGCAACTCGGGCCCACGTTCGACGGGCTGAGCCGGCTGTCACAGTCGCTGAACGGCCGCGACGAGACGCTGGGAAACCTGCTGAACAGCGCCGCCGACGTCACCGGTGTCCTCTCCGAACGCAGCCAGCAGCTCAACACGCTCATCCTCAACGCCAACGACTTCACGGGTGTGCTCGAGCAACGCAGGCACGCCATCGTGAACCTGCTCGCCCAAACATCAGCGGCGGCACAGCAATTGACCAACATCGTGCACGACAACGAAGCCGAACTCGCGCCCACCCTGGAGAAGCTGAACATGGTCTCCGACATGCTCGAGCGTAACCGCGACAACATCGCCAAAGCCTTGACGGGCCTGGCCAAGTACCAGGTCACCCAGGGTGAGGCGGTCAACAACGGCTTCTACTACAACGCGTTCGTCGGCAACCTCATCCCGGGACCGGCCCTGCAACCGTTCCTCGACTACCTGTGGGGCTTCAGACGCGGTGTCAACGCCGGCCAGCCTCCGGACAACGCCGGGCCCCGCGCCGAATTCCCGTTCCCGTACAACGGGATTCCCGGAGGATCACGATGA
- a CDS encoding MCE family protein has protein sequence MNRRKRLTVALSAVLAGLLIAGSAVLVYQNYLSPKTITAYFTSATAIYPGDEVRVAGVKVGTIEAIEPVGAEARVTLRVDRDVPVPADAQAVVVAQNLVSARYVQLTPAYETSGPTMPDGAVIGADRTAVPVEWDEVKTQLMRLATELGPSGDVSTTSMGRVIDSAASAMNGNGEKLRETITQLAQVGRILADGSADIVDVIKNLQVFVAALRDSNTQIVQFSDRLATVSSLVDASRSDLDAALTYLSEAVVEVQRFVAGSSEQTAEQISRLANVTQNLADRRLALENVLHAAPNAIANGYNIYNPDTGTMIGGFAMSNFANPVQLVCSSIGAVKNATASETSRLCAEYLGPALRLLNFNYLPMPFNAYLQKSPSPDNLIYSDPDLAPGGAGGSPLPPELAPAVSAYTGAGDMPPPAGWDTPPAPPGAYAPHGLPGHPQPALYPGAPVPPGVPTAAPSGPTTVSDMLLPAEAQEPPS, from the coding sequence ATGAACCGCCGTAAGCGTCTGACCGTCGCGTTGTCGGCGGTACTGGCCGGGCTGCTGATCGCCGGTTCGGCGGTACTGGTCTACCAGAACTACCTCAGTCCCAAGACGATCACCGCGTACTTCACCTCGGCCACCGCCATCTATCCCGGCGACGAGGTGCGGGTTGCGGGAGTCAAGGTGGGCACCATCGAGGCCATCGAGCCTGTCGGAGCCGAGGCGAGGGTCACGCTGCGCGTCGATCGTGACGTGCCCGTGCCCGCCGACGCCCAGGCCGTCGTCGTCGCGCAGAACCTCGTCTCCGCACGCTACGTTCAGCTCACACCCGCCTACGAGACGAGCGGGCCGACGATGCCCGACGGCGCGGTGATCGGCGCCGACCGCACCGCCGTGCCCGTCGAGTGGGACGAGGTCAAGACCCAACTGATGCGCCTGGCAACGGAGTTGGGGCCCTCCGGCGATGTCTCGACGACCTCGATGGGACGTGTCATCGACAGCGCGGCCAGCGCGATGAACGGCAACGGAGAGAAGTTGCGCGAGACCATCACCCAACTCGCACAGGTGGGCCGCATCCTGGCCGACGGCAGCGCAGACATCGTCGACGTCATCAAGAACCTTCAGGTCTTCGTCGCCGCGTTGCGTGACAGCAACACTCAGATCGTGCAGTTCTCGGACCGGTTGGCCACCGTGAGCAGCCTCGTGGATGCCAGCAGGTCCGACCTCGACGCGGCACTGACCTACCTGTCGGAGGCCGTCGTCGAGGTGCAGCGATTCGTAGCCGGAAGCAGCGAGCAGACCGCCGAGCAGATATCCCGGTTGGCCAACGTGACACAGAACCTCGCCGACCGCCGCCTGGCCCTGGAGAACGTCCTGCACGCGGCGCCCAACGCGATCGCCAACGGCTACAACATCTACAACCCCGACACCGGGACGATGATCGGTGGGTTCGCCATGTCGAACTTCGCCAACCCGGTACAGCTGGTCTGCTCGTCGATCGGCGCGGTCAAGAACGCCACCGCATCAGAGACTTCCAGGCTCTGTGCGGAATACCTCGGCCCTGCGCTGCGTCTGCTCAACTTCAACTACCTGCCCATGCCGTTCAACGCCTACCTACAGAAATCGCCGAGCCCGGACAACCTGATCTACTCGGATCCCGACCTGGCGCCCGGCGGCGCAGGCGGCAGCCCGCTGCCGCCCGAACTCGCACCGGCGGTGTCGGCCTACACAGGTGCCGGCGACATGCCGCCCCCGGCGGGCTGGGACACCCCACCGGCTCCTCCGGGCGCCTATGCGCCGCACGGGTTGCCAGGACATCCCCAGCCCGCGCTGTATCCCGGGGCGCCCGTCCCGCCGGGAGTGCCCACGGCCGCGCCGTCAGGGCCGACGACCGTTTCGGACATGCTGCTTCCCGCGGAAGCGCAGGAGCCGCCATCATGA
- a CDS encoding MCE family protein has translation MKSGALRPLTGLAMIIAIALIVTLAITLFRGDFTKTVPITIISERAGLVMNPDARVKLNGAQVGTVASIDTLPDGKAAIHLAMEPSALQLIPANVRVDITSSTVFGAKYVALVPPDDPAPQSLRSGQVLDSEHVTVEINTIFQQLVAVLDKVEPAKLNETLGAIATGLDGRGAKFGQMMSDLDTMLAKINPSLDNLAHDIAVAPEVLDAYADAAPDLVTIAERATRMSDTIVEKQSDLDTLLLSTIGLAEIAGEVVATNRRALTDVADLLVPTTDLTNQYNAALNCALAGMAPLAKAPPTPVPGVLLLDSFVLGSERYRYPGNLPKVAATGGPQCGRLPDVGYETRAPYVVTDIDANRAQYGNQGILLNSDALKQALFGPIDGPPRNTAQIGQPG, from the coding sequence ATGAAATCTGGTGCACTACGCCCGCTGACCGGGCTGGCCATGATCATCGCGATCGCCTTGATCGTGACCCTGGCCATCACCTTGTTCCGCGGCGACTTCACCAAAACCGTGCCCATCACCATCATCTCCGAACGCGCCGGCCTGGTCATGAACCCCGACGCGCGGGTCAAGCTCAACGGTGCACAGGTCGGCACGGTGGCGTCGATCGACACCCTGCCCGACGGTAAGGCCGCCATCCACCTCGCGATGGAACCGTCAGCGCTGCAACTGATCCCGGCCAACGTGCGGGTGGACATCACGTCGTCGACCGTGTTCGGCGCGAAGTATGTCGCGCTGGTCCCACCGGATGATCCCGCACCCCAGTCGCTGCGGTCCGGACAGGTCCTCGACTCCGAGCACGTGACAGTCGAAATCAACACGATCTTCCAACAACTCGTTGCCGTGCTGGACAAGGTGGAACCCGCCAAGCTCAACGAGACGCTCGGCGCGATCGCGACTGGTCTGGACGGTCGCGGCGCGAAGTTCGGCCAGATGATGTCTGACCTGGACACGATGCTGGCCAAGATCAACCCCAGCCTGGATAACCTCGCCCACGACATAGCGGTGGCCCCCGAGGTGCTCGACGCTTATGCCGACGCGGCGCCCGATCTCGTCACGATCGCCGAACGCGCCACCCGCATGAGCGACACCATCGTGGAGAAGCAAAGCGATCTGGACACGTTGCTGCTCAGCACGATTGGGCTGGCCGAAATCGCCGGCGAGGTGGTGGCCACCAACCGGCGGGCGCTCACCGATGTCGCTGACCTGCTGGTGCCCACCACCGACCTGACAAACCAGTACAACGCCGCGCTGAACTGCGCCCTGGCCGGTATGGCGCCACTGGCCAAAGCCCCGCCGACACCGGTACCCGGTGTGCTGCTGCTGGATTCCTTCGTGCTGGGTTCCGAACGTTACCGTTACCCGGGCAACCTGCCCAAGGTCGCGGCCACCGGTGGGCCGCAGTGCGGGCGGCTACCCGACGTCGGGTACGAGACCCGGGCACCGTATGTCGTCACCGACATCGACGCCAACCGTGCGCAATACGGCAACCAGGGCATCCTGCTCAACTCCGATGCGCTCAAACAGGCGTTGTTCGGCCCGATCGACGGGCCGCCACGCAACACCGCCCAGATCGGGCAGCCGGGATGA
- a CDS encoding MlaE family ABC transporter permease: MAAVGGLFAMSADAVRFVFRRPFQWREFLEQCWFIARVALAPTLLVAIPFTVLISFTLNILLRELGAADLSGAGAAFGAVTQVGPIVTVLIVAGAGSTAICADLGSRTIREEIDAMEVLGIDPVQRLVTPRMLASGLVALLLNSFVVVIGILGGYMFSVFIQDVNPGAFAAGITLLTGVPEVIISCVKAALFGLIAGLVACYRGLTISGGGAKAVGNAVNETVVYAFMSLFVINVVVTAIGIRMTAG; the protein is encoded by the coding sequence ATGGCGGCTGTGGGTGGGTTGTTTGCGATGTCGGCTGATGCGGTGCGGTTTGTGTTTCGGCGGCCGTTTCAGTGGCGGGAGTTTTTGGAGCAGTGTTGGTTTATTGCGCGGGTGGCGTTGGCGCCGACGTTGTTGGTGGCGATTCCGTTCACGGTGTTGATTAGTTTCACGCTCAATATTTTGTTGCGGGAGTTGGGTGCGGCGGATTTGTCGGGGGCTGGTGCTGCGTTTGGGGCGGTGACGCAGGTGGGTCCGATTGTGACGGTGTTGATTGTGGCGGGGGCGGGGTCGACGGCGATTTGTGCGGATTTGGGGTCGCGCACGATTCGTGAGGAGATCGATGCGATGGAGGTGTTGGGTATTGATCCGGTGCAGCGGTTGGTGACGCCGCGGATGTTGGCTTCGGGTTTGGTGGCGTTGTTGCTCAACAGTTTTGTTGTGGTGATCGGCATTTTGGGTGGATATATGTTTTCGGTGTTCATTCAGGATGTGAATCCGGGGGCGTTCGCGGCGGGGATCACGTTGTTGACCGGGGTGCCTGAGGTGATTATTTCGTGTGTGAAGGCGGCGTTGTTCGGGTTGATCGCGGGGTTGGTGGCCTGTTATCGGGGGTTGACGATTTCGGGTGGTGGGGCCAAGGCGGTGGGTAATGCGGTCAATGAGACGGTGGTGTATGCGTTTATGTCGTTGTTTGTGATCAATGTGGTGGTCACCGCGATTGGTATCCGGATGACGGCGGGGTAG
- a CDS encoding MCE family protein produces the protein MTVGKALRRMTVLASCVVLTATGCAFEGLNSLPLPGTVGHGPDASTYRVLVANVGSLEPNSPVMIDDVVVGSVGKMRVDNWHADVEISVEPGVAIPANAVATVGQTSLLGSMHLALNPPLGQPASGTLQPGATIGLDRSSTYPSTEQTLASLSVVVNGGGLGQVGDIVREFNAALNGRESQIRSLLTRLNDFVGMLDTQRDDINASIAAMDRMATTFAGQRDVITAALHRIPPALDVLVTERPRITEALDKLRQFSDTATGLINDSQADLVRNLENLEPTLRALADVGPDLGTVLSYAPTFPYTQSFIDRAIRGDYMNQFIVFDFTIPRLKRGLFLGTRWGQEGAPMVPAPGDPWYLAYTYDPLKAPITATPTEVAELPPLAVSPTGAVPEGGS, from the coding sequence ATGACCGTCGGCAAGGCGCTTCGCCGCATGACCGTGCTCGCGTCCTGCGTCGTCCTGACCGCAACCGGATGTGCCTTCGAAGGGCTGAACTCACTGCCGCTTCCCGGTACCGTCGGGCACGGTCCCGACGCCTCCACCTACCGTGTGCTCGTCGCCAATGTCGGTTCGCTGGAGCCGAACTCACCGGTCATGATCGACGATGTCGTGGTCGGCAGCGTCGGCAAGATGCGGGTCGACAACTGGCACGCCGACGTGGAGATCTCTGTCGAACCCGGCGTCGCGATACCGGCCAATGCGGTGGCCACCGTCGGGCAGACGAGCCTGCTCGGCTCGATGCACTTGGCGCTAAACCCACCGTTGGGACAACCGGCCAGCGGCACGCTGCAACCAGGTGCGACCATCGGTCTGGACCGGTCCTCGACGTATCCGTCCACCGAACAGACCCTGGCCTCGCTGTCCGTCGTGGTCAACGGCGGGGGCCTTGGCCAGGTGGGCGACATCGTCAGGGAGTTCAACGCCGCGCTCAACGGCCGCGAGAGCCAGATCAGAAGCCTGCTGACCCGGCTGAACGACTTCGTCGGCATGCTCGACACCCAACGTGACGACATCAACGCGTCGATCGCGGCGATGGACCGGATGGCCACCACGTTCGCCGGCCAGCGAGACGTGATCACCGCTGCGCTGCACCGGATTCCGCCCGCGCTGGACGTCTTGGTCACAGAGCGGCCGCGCATCACCGAAGCCCTCGACAAACTCCGCCAATTCAGCGACACCGCCACCGGACTGATCAACGACTCCCAAGCCGATCTTGTCCGCAACCTCGAGAACCTCGAGCCGACGTTGCGGGCCCTCGCCGACGTCGGACCCGACCTGGGCACGGTGCTGTCGTACGCGCCGACCTTCCCCTACACGCAGAGCTTCATCGACCGCGCGATCCGAGGCGACTACATGAACCAGTTCATCGTGTTCGACTTCACCATCCCGCGGCTCAAGCGGGGATTGTTCCTGGGCACCCGGTGGGGCCAGGAGGGCGCCCCGATGGTCCCCGCACCCGGAGATCCATGGTACCTGGCCTACACCTACGACCCGCTCAAGGCGCCCATCACCGCCACCCCCACCGAAGTCGCCGAGTTGCCACCGTTGGCGGTGTCGCCGACCGGTGCGGTCCCCGAGGGCGGCAGCTGA